GTCCATGCCTGTAGTCTGCGTTCCACGTATACGAAAAAGGAAGTTGAGCTTAGATAAATAtacacaaacagaaaaaaaatgcTGCATATAATGTTGAAAGTAACAAACAGGCTCGTCTAGGAAGACCAGTTTGGGATCACCAATGAGTGAAACTGCAACACTAAGTCGGCGTTTCATTCCTCCACTGTAACTTCCTGCCCTGATTTTCCCTGCTTCTGTCAGTTTTACCTCCGCCAGTGACTACTCAACCATCTACATGATGGGAAAAAAGTGTTTTGAAAAGACGCAGagtatatttgtattttagCTGAAATTAGATATCATCATCAACCAATTAGTTTCTTCCATTTGGGTGACATACTGGATTGATCGATGCAGGTGGCAACCCCTTAATGCTAGCAAAGAGACGGAGATGTTCTTCACCAGATAAAGCATCCCAGAGTATATCAAACTGTGGAAACTGTTGAGACTTGGAAACTGCAGAAGTGTTCAGCCGAAACAATGTTGGTCAAGTTTTTGGAAGAATGGCGGGTTTACTCTGATAACTGAAGGATGACGTGGCTCTGGGAGATTAATCTATGTGGAGATAAATATCACAAGTCAAGATATATGTCAAGTGGAGATATTCCCGTTGAGAGATTCTAGGGAATGAGATGTTAGATTGATAGTTATCTTGTAACAAGATCAGATCGGCTAGGTATATAATAGACGAGTCTGAGTCTTGGTTAGGTGCGCTTTTTGAGAGAAAAGTAGTGTGGTTtttgagaagaagagagattgaTCTCGTTCTAGTTCTCAAGTGTTTTAGAAGTTGTTCAGTGTTGATTCACAGGTTATGAAGTCAAGTAAAACTGATTAAACAGATTAGGTGTAATTTGTTTAAAGAACTTTTAATAAAGGTTTTGATTTGAAGCTTTACGATATACATCTGTGCTCTTGGTttttcatttggtatcagagcgggaaCCTACTTAGATCCACAGATCTATAACAGGTAGAGATCCTGAGGTGAGCATGGATTCATCAAAAGAGCTTATCGCTGTTCAGAGGACCTTCATGCTTGATGAGAATAACTTTGGACATTGGAAAGTAAGGATGAAACAGAGGTTGAAAGGAATCGAAGAAGATGTGTGGACGGCAGTTGAGACAGGTTGGAGTGAGCCAACTGTTAAGACAGAAGGTGATGAATTCATTCCAAAACCTAAAGAGACTTGGACTGACACGGACAAGCTGCAATCGAAACACAATTCTAAAGCTATCTCTGAGATCTTTAATGCGATCAATCCAGAACAATTCAAACTTGTTCAAGGTTGTGTCTCTGCTAAGGATGCATGGGATACTCTAGTTGATTACTACGAGGGTACCTCTACTGTCAAGAGAACTAGACTGGATCACTTGGCTGCACAATTCGAGAATCTGAGAATGTCTGAAAATGAATCAATTACTGTTTTCAGTGCCAAGCTAAGTGTGATTGCTCATGAAGCTACTGTGCTGGGTAAGGAATACAAAGACAAGAAGCTGGTGAAAAAGATGATTCGTTGTTTGCCAGAAAAATTTGCTAACTACAAACCTCTACTGAAAGTTGGGATGAACACTGATGATATGAAATTCTCACAGCTGGTGGGAATACTTAAAGCAGAGGAGATGGATTCAGGTGGAGAGCCAACTAAGAAAGGTAAAGATATTGCCTTTGCTGCTGAAAAAGAGGAGGACAAGATAAAAGTTCTTCACGATACCTTGAATCAGAAACTGGAAGATAGCATGGGTTTGTTAGCACGAAATTTTAAGAAGGCACTGAGGAAAATTGAAAGGGGACAAGGTAGGAGCCAAGGATATCAACGAACATCAGACTCGAATGGTGAATGGAAAAATGACAAGGAAAGATCTGGTTTTAGAAACACAAGAGGTGATGGAAACCAGTCCACAAGGAAACGAGAACTTCAATGTCATGAGTGTGAAGGATATGGGCACATCAGATCAGAATGTCCACTGGCTAAGCGCAAAGAACTCAAGTGTTCTGAGTGCAAGGGTTTCGGCCATGTCAGGAGTGAGTGTCCAAGTACTGCAAAGAAAGGTGAAAGATCAATGCTGAGTTTCAGTGACACTGAATCagaaggagatgatgatgatgacaggATGATGAACTTGGTAGCATTTATTGCTGAGGAAAGTGACACCAAAGCTGGTGAGGAATCAGAATCGGATGATGAGGAAATCGATCCTAAGGTTGAGTATCGGAAGCTGTATGACAACTGGGTCTCTATGAGTAATGACAATCTCAAGCTACTCAAGGAGAAAGCCATGCTGGAGGCTCAAGTCAATATACTAGAGATGGAGAGATCAACCGAAACTTCAAAGTCTGTGTTGCTGAAGGAAAAAGGGCTGGCATTTCCTGAAACTGTGGAGGAAATAAAGATTAAAGAGCTGGAGTCGAAAGTTGCACGATTGGGAGAACAGTTGAGTctggaagaagaaaagaatagGAATCTGGAGTCAAATCTCAGTGAAAATCACAAGAGAATTCGGATGCTGAACACTGGTACAAAAGAACTGGATAAGATTCTTGGTGTAGGACAGTCACCAAGTGTTAGTTGGGGACTTGGTTATTGTGGAAAAGAGATGAGGAAGATTCAGTCACCTGCAACTACAAGTACCAATTCTACTGTTTTCGTGCGATCTCAAGAAATAACAGCAAGAGTACCTGCTAAAGAACAGTCTACTGCTATCGAGAAGCAAACAGAAAGATCAGATCTTGGAAACAACAGGATTTTCAAGCGCAGTTGCAATTCGTGTGGGCAACAAGGCCATATTGCTAAGTTCTGTTACGAACGGTATTTTAACATACGGAAAGCTTGGAAGAGTGGTGTGAGCTATCCTGATCCAAGAAGATATGGTTGTGTCTGGGTACCTAAATCGGTGCTGTATGCTAAAAAAAATGAAGAGGATTTCGACGATGAGTTTGATGTCATCTGTGACATAACCCAAGTAAAAGATGACAGAAGTGCTGGATC
This genomic stretch from Raphanus sativus cultivar WK10039 chromosome 3, ASM80110v3, whole genome shotgun sequence harbors:
- the LOC130510055 gene encoding uncharacterized protein LOC130510055, translated to MDSSKELIAVQRTFMLDENNFGHWKVRMKQRLKGIEEDVWTAVETGWSEPTVKTEGDEFIPKPKETWTDTDKLQSKHNSKAISEIFNAINPEQFKLVQGCVSAKDAWDTLVDYYEGTSTVKRTRLDHLAAQFENLRMSENESITVFSAKLSVIAHEATVLGKEYKDKKLVKKMIRCLPEKFANYKPLLKVGMNTDDMKFSQLVGILKAEEMDSGGEPTKKGKDIAFAAEKEEDKIKVLHDTLNQKLEDSMGLLARNFKKALRKIERGQGRSQGYQRTSDSNGEWKNDKERSGFRNTRGDGNQSTRKRELQCHECEGYGHIRSECPLAKRKELKCSECKGFGHVRSECPSTAKKGERSMLSFSDTESEGDDDDDRMMNLVAFIAEESDTKAGEESESDDEEIDPKVEYRKLYDNWVSMSNDNLKLLKEKAMLEAQVNILEMERSTETSKSVLLKEKGLAFPETVEEIKIKELESKVARLGEQLSLEEEKNRNLESNLSENHKRIRMLNTGTKELDKILGVGQSPSVSWGLGYCGKEMRKIQSPATTSTNSTVFVRSQEITARVPAKEQSTAIEKQTERSDLGNNRIFKRSCNSCGQQGHIAKFCYERYFNIRKAWKSGVSYPDPRRYGCVWVPKSVLYAKKNEEDFDDEFDVICDITQVKDDRSAGSMINVSNEVMNDTNLKCFMSRFEHKEETVNYLTSLVAYMSSEQSDLTPWYFDSGCSRHMTGTRQVLTSYTDISGGKVTFGDGAKGSVRGVGDVKDPDQPDLVNVFYVEGLKANLISISQLCDEGLKVWFSKTECQAIDDTGKVILEGIRSGNNCYMWRPSNTCLSATDSQLDLWHKRMGHMNVNGMQRIVKANVVRGVPKLEEASGSVCKACCQGKQIKVQHKQVKEITSKRVLELVHMDLMGPIQTESIGGRRYIFVLVDDFSRFTWVRFLREKSETLQSFKMLALQLSNEKGNIAQVRSDHGGEFENRAFEQFCLEQGIRRQFSAPRTPQ